The Vibrio tubiashii ATCC 19109 genome has a segment encoding these proteins:
- the secB gene encoding protein-export chaperone SecB, which translates to MAEAAPQQEAQNFAIQRIFLKDVSFEAPNSPDMFQKEWNPDVKLDLDTQSRELGEGVYEVVLRLTVTVKNAEETAFLCEVQQGGIFTADKMEAGQLAHCLGAFCPNILFPYARETISSLVVKGTFPQLNLAPVNFDALFMNYLQQQAQQEGEAEA; encoded by the coding sequence ATGGCTGAAGCAGCACCACAACAAGAAGCACAAAACTTCGCAATTCAACGTATCTTCCTTAAAGACGTATCTTTCGAAGCGCCAAACTCACCAGATATGTTCCAAAAAGAGTGGAATCCAGATGTTAAGCTAGATCTAGACACTCAAAGCCGTGAACTAGGTGAAGGTGTATACGAAGTTGTTCTACGTCTGACTGTAACAGTTAAGAACGCTGAAGAGACTGCGTTCCTATGTGAAGTGCAACAAGGTGGTATCTTTACTGCAGATAAGATGGAAGCTGGGCAACTAGCACATTGCCTAGGTGCATTCTGCCCGAACATCCTATTCCCTTACGCTCGCGAAACTATCTCAAGCCTAGTGGTTAAAGGTACGTTCCCACAACTAAACCTTGCACCAGTTAACTTTGATGCTCTGTTTATGAACTACCTACAGCAGCAAGCTCAGCAAGAAGGTGAAGCTGAAGCGTAA
- a CDS encoding capsule assembly Wzi family protein produces the protein MRSSVVALSDAGILSGPTNIYPLRWSLINDRTVTPDSPLVVELSQFRYGQQNAQLNRGNRRFALSGGNEQTSNIWYSDVERDKWAVAASYEHLSNSYAFRLNTAYLNRNGENEFSFRDSYFAFNAGELMLDVGSTPRWWGQGWNHNLILATDGHDLDANVSLIGEASNFGVWSANLLFSKLDNKDYDYRASARLVNKLNSWFEIGLAQHYWFEVKQPRAEANPNQLGLDFKLSLPEFADVYHSVYAEFASSQKAESDFVGASLFGWSGLKVIGRNSVRFSIEHQSLSDQEKRAFQMSSQAHNYLQTSYLMDSSWSVGSYIQLSNDHKLSLVYSYQNLIDNALTEQSKFQFSYQLPALSGLLKFSADAVSPEEQKTDWSIWSNYEFRF, from the coding sequence ATGCGTTCAAGTGTTGTCGCCTTATCTGATGCAGGTATACTCTCTGGCCCAACCAATATTTATCCTTTACGTTGGTCATTAATTAATGATAGGACGGTAACCCCAGATTCGCCTTTAGTGGTTGAACTCTCCCAGTTTCGTTATGGTCAACAAAATGCCCAGCTCAATCGCGGCAATAGACGATTTGCCCTTTCAGGTGGCAACGAACAAACAAGTAACATTTGGTATTCAGATGTAGAGCGAGACAAGTGGGCGGTAGCGGCAAGCTATGAACACCTATCTAACAGCTACGCCTTTCGTCTCAATACAGCCTATTTAAACAGGAATGGGGAGAATGAGTTTTCCTTTCGTGATAGCTATTTCGCTTTTAACGCTGGTGAATTGATGTTGGATGTGGGGTCTACTCCCAGGTGGTGGGGGCAAGGATGGAACCACAACTTAATTTTAGCGACGGATGGTCATGATTTAGACGCCAATGTCAGCTTGATAGGAGAGGCCTCAAACTTTGGTGTTTGGAGTGCTAACCTTTTGTTTTCAAAGTTAGATAACAAAGATTATGACTACCGAGCTTCAGCAAGGTTAGTCAATAAACTCAATTCATGGTTTGAAATAGGTCTTGCGCAGCACTATTGGTTTGAAGTGAAACAACCCCGGGCAGAAGCAAATCCGAACCAACTGGGTTTAGATTTTAAGTTATCTTTGCCTGAGTTTGCAGATGTGTACCATTCAGTCTATGCCGAGTTTGCATCGAGTCAGAAGGCTGAGAGTGATTTCGTCGGTGCAAGTCTATTTGGGTGGAGTGGGCTTAAGGTCATTGGTCGAAATTCTGTACGGTTTTCAATAGAACACCAATCGTTATCCGATCAAGAAAAACGAGCGTTCCAAATGAGCTCGCAGGCACACAACTACTTACAAACAAGTTATCTTATGGATAGTAGTTGGTCTGTGGGTAGCTATATTCAGCTATCAAATGACCACAAACTGTCTCTAGTATATAGTTATCAAAACTTAATCGATAATGCCTTAACAGAGCAGAGTAAATTCCAATTTTCGTATCAATTACCCGCTCTAAGTGGGTTGTTAAAATTTAGCGCAGACGCAGTGTCTCCTGAAGAGCAAAAAACGGACTGGAGCATTTGGTCTAATTATGAGTTCAGGTTTTAA
- a CDS encoding SLBB domain-containing protein, with amino-acid sequence MSKSIKSIGKLTVLGLMSLSSTLVSAATPTAAQIAQFQSLPKAQQEQLARQMGVDVSSFTSSQTAASDEKLNEPKAPERVTTEQQPKPLPTQSTKPEDSLPHFGYNFFSGEALDFTPVDNLPVPLNYKIAPGDVIRLQLFGKSYNDYKLKVDREGKITIPEFGPEYVAGQSFEELRNYVNSLTKRKAIGVDAVVSLSEMRAIQVFVTGDVKQPGAYNVNGLTTLSQVLVAAGGINLSGSLRDIQVKHPGKKTIHFDAYDLIVRGDSSNDIRLQSGDTILIPTKKSSVSISGEVLRPAYYELKSDETLQDLVEIAGGALPTAYLSKVTIKRQTETGVQPLTFDLSQSKGKAIKIKSGDDIVLLPTGKNIKNAIALRGELFRQGAYQYQSGLKISDVISRDDLKENADLSYSLLVREVSNSSNIEVWQFQLQNLIDNPTAPDNFELQKGDQIFVFDNGIDVNYWYREDKSNSRKRAESPNRFKDSENSSKRVSKVDAQTGALVEKEVAQELAISDIDEFAVADEFKLSSRESLLKPIIERLKSQASLNEQAKIFEISGAVKYPGVYPLAENSSFDRIIAATGGFAEQAFLYSAELSRSEKKKDDYVVSHIEFSPQEVIDGQRELEVKPQDRIIVKTQPNWQRGNSIELQGEVVFPGTYTFQRGETIQDVIERAGGLTQYAYLPGAVFSRESLRRQEEERLKLLNLQLKQEIANLSLRRQNASATYTTSPTEAMKIADELSSAEAIGRLVINLPEALAGNLNADLMLEKGDKLYIPAKQPIVSVMGEVQFSSNHTFTPNMTIEDYISSAGGTKKQADTDRIYVVRADGSVMLPNSSFWFSRKSQPLEPGDTIIVPLDTDYLDGLSTLTSATQILYQIGVAWSAVKN; translated from the coding sequence ATGAGTAAATCAATAAAATCAATCGGCAAACTAACTGTGCTTGGGCTTATGTCGCTATCTAGCACACTAGTTTCTGCAGCGACACCAACAGCGGCGCAAATCGCTCAATTCCAGTCATTGCCTAAGGCTCAGCAAGAGCAGTTAGCGAGACAAATGGGAGTGGATGTTTCATCATTTACTTCGTCGCAAACAGCGGCCTCAGATGAAAAGTTAAATGAACCTAAAGCGCCGGAACGTGTAACCACAGAGCAGCAGCCTAAACCATTGCCAACTCAATCTACGAAACCAGAAGATTCACTGCCACATTTTGGTTACAACTTTTTTTCAGGTGAAGCGTTAGACTTTACTCCGGTCGATAATCTGCCAGTTCCTCTCAACTATAAAATTGCACCTGGTGATGTTATTCGGCTACAACTGTTTGGTAAATCGTATAATGATTACAAGCTAAAAGTGGACCGCGAAGGAAAAATTACGATTCCAGAGTTTGGCCCTGAATATGTTGCAGGCCAATCATTTGAAGAGCTTAGGAATTATGTCAATTCGTTAACCAAGCGCAAAGCGATCGGGGTTGATGCAGTCGTTTCTCTAAGTGAAATGCGGGCGATTCAGGTATTTGTTACTGGTGATGTGAAACAACCAGGAGCATACAATGTTAATGGCCTAACAACGTTGTCTCAGGTGCTAGTTGCAGCTGGAGGGATAAACCTGTCAGGTAGCTTACGAGATATCCAAGTTAAACACCCTGGTAAGAAGACAATACACTTTGATGCCTATGATTTGATTGTTAGGGGAGACTCAAGCAATGACATACGTCTCCAGTCTGGGGATACAATTCTTATCCCGACTAAGAAATCAAGTGTTTCTATTAGTGGAGAAGTGTTACGCCCAGCTTATTATGAGCTTAAGTCTGACGAAACTTTGCAAGATTTAGTCGAAATTGCAGGTGGTGCACTTCCGACGGCTTACCTGTCAAAAGTGACGATTAAGCGACAAACTGAGACTGGTGTTCAACCTTTAACATTCGATCTTTCTCAGTCAAAAGGCAAAGCCATTAAAATTAAATCTGGCGATGACATTGTTCTATTACCAACCGGTAAGAATATAAAGAATGCAATTGCACTCCGTGGTGAATTGTTTCGTCAAGGGGCTTATCAATATCAATCTGGGTTAAAGATCAGTGATGTCATTAGCCGTGATGACCTAAAGGAAAATGCCGATCTCTCATACTCGCTACTCGTGAGAGAAGTCTCCAATTCAAGTAATATTGAAGTGTGGCAGTTCCAGTTGCAGAACTTAATTGATAACCCGACAGCGCCAGACAATTTTGAATTGCAAAAAGGTGATCAGATTTTTGTCTTCGACAACGGTATAGATGTTAATTATTGGTATCGCGAAGATAAGTCAAATAGCCGTAAAAGAGCTGAATCTCCAAATCGCTTTAAGGACTCTGAGAACTCATCAAAAAGAGTATCTAAGGTAGATGCTCAAACTGGTGCTCTGGTCGAAAAAGAGGTGGCGCAAGAGTTAGCTATTTCTGACATCGATGAATTTGCGGTGGCTGATGAGTTCAAGCTCTCTAGCCGAGAGTCGCTGCTTAAACCGATTATTGAGCGATTAAAGTCTCAAGCGAGCCTAAATGAACAAGCGAAAATTTTCGAAATTTCTGGTGCCGTTAAGTATCCAGGAGTCTACCCTTTAGCAGAAAACTCCAGCTTTGATAGGATAATTGCCGCTACTGGAGGCTTTGCTGAGCAAGCATTTCTATACAGTGCAGAATTGAGTCGTTCTGAAAAGAAGAAAGATGACTATGTGGTCAGCCATATAGAGTTTTCGCCACAAGAAGTGATCGATGGTCAACGCGAGTTAGAGGTTAAACCTCAAGACCGTATAATCGTGAAGACTCAACCAAATTGGCAACGAGGTAATAGCATAGAGTTGCAAGGGGAAGTAGTCTTTCCAGGAACTTATACTTTCCAGAGAGGCGAAACGATCCAAGATGTGATTGAGCGTGCGGGTGGTTTGACTCAATATGCATACCTGCCAGGAGCTGTTTTTAGTCGCGAAAGTTTACGTCGCCAAGAAGAAGAACGATTGAAGTTGCTTAACCTACAGTTAAAGCAAGAGATCGCTAACCTTTCTTTACGTCGTCAAAATGCGAGTGCAACCTATACCACCAGCCCGACTGAGGCTATGAAAATCGCTGATGAACTATCATCTGCAGAAGCAATTGGCAGACTGGTGATTAACTTACCTGAAGCTTTAGCAGGAAACCTCAATGCTGATCTAATGCTGGAGAAAGGGGATAAACTCTATATTCCCGCTAAGCAGCCTATAGTCAGTGTGATGGGAGAAGTGCAGTTTTCTTCCAATCATACATTTACTCCGAACATGACAATTGAAGATTACATATCCTCTGCTGGTGGAACTAAAAAGCAAGCAGATACAGATCGGATCTATGTTGTTCGTGCTGATGGTTCCGTTATGCTACCAAATAGCTCATTCTGGTTTAGCCGTAAATCTCAACCTTTGGAGCCAGGGGATACCATTATAGTCCCTCTGGATACCGATTATCTTGACGGCTTAAGCACATTAACTTCGGCTACCCAAATACTGTATCAAATCGGTGTAGCTTGGAGTGCAGTTAAAAATTAA
- the gpsA gene encoding NAD(P)H-dependent glycerol-3-phosphate dehydrogenase, producing MKDKTNNAYGKEIAMTVLGAGSYGTSLAISLARNGANVVIWGHEPEHMARLEADRANHEFLPGIEFPQSLIVESDLEKAVQASRDLLVVVPSHVFGIVLNNVKPHLRDDSRICWATKGLEPETGRLLKEVANEALGEGYSLAVLSGPTFAKELAMGMPTAISVASPDNDFVADLQEKIHCSKTFRVYANSDFIGMQLGGAVKNVIAIGAGMSDGIGFGANARTALITRGLAEMTRLGAALGAQPETFMGMAGLGDLVLTCTDNQSRNRRFGLALGQGKDVDTAQDEIGQVVEGYRNTKEVYLLAERMGVEMPIVDQIYQVLYQGKDANLAAKDLLARDKKAEA from the coding sequence ATGAAAGATAAGACCAACAATGCCTACGGGAAAGAAATTGCAATGACCGTACTTGGTGCCGGTTCCTACGGTACTTCGCTTGCTATCTCTTTAGCACGTAATGGTGCCAACGTAGTAATTTGGGGCCATGAACCTGAGCATATGGCTCGTCTGGAAGCAGATCGTGCCAACCACGAGTTTCTACCTGGAATTGAGTTTCCTCAATCATTGATTGTGGAGTCTGACCTTGAGAAGGCAGTGCAAGCAAGTCGTGATCTGCTTGTGGTTGTGCCAAGTCATGTGTTTGGCATTGTGCTAAACAATGTTAAACCGCACTTGAGAGACGACTCGCGTATATGTTGGGCAACCAAAGGGCTAGAGCCAGAAACTGGCCGCCTATTGAAAGAAGTCGCGAATGAAGCGCTAGGTGAAGGCTACTCTCTGGCGGTTTTATCTGGACCTACGTTTGCGAAAGAGCTTGCAATGGGAATGCCGACAGCGATTTCTGTCGCGTCACCAGACAACGACTTTGTGGCTGATCTACAAGAAAAAATCCATTGCAGTAAAACTTTTCGTGTCTACGCAAACAGTGACTTCATTGGTATGCAATTAGGCGGTGCAGTTAAGAACGTGATTGCGATTGGTGCAGGCATGTCTGATGGCATTGGGTTTGGTGCCAATGCGCGTACGGCTTTGATCACTCGCGGTTTAGCAGAGATGACCCGTTTGGGTGCTGCGCTAGGTGCACAGCCAGAGACCTTTATGGGCATGGCAGGATTGGGGGATTTGGTATTAACCTGTACCGATAACCAATCTCGTAACCGTCGCTTTGGTTTAGCTCTCGGTCAGGGTAAAGATGTCGATACTGCGCAAGATGAAATTGGTCAAGTTGTTGAAGGTTATCGCAACACTAAAGAGGTTTACCTATTAGCCGAGCGTATGGGTGTTGAGATGCCAATTGTTGACCAAATATATCAAGTATTGTATCAAGGGAAGGATGCAAACTTAGCGGCGAAAGATTTACTCGCTCGCGATAAGAAAGCGGAAGCATAA
- a CDS encoding rhodanese-like domain-containing protein, with the protein MQEYIAFFQENMILSLVWVGLLVALIMNIFKSTTAAYKEITAAQTTQLMNRESGVVVDIRSKDEFRKGHITDALHILPSDIKAGNFGSLENHKSDPIIVVCKTGQTAQESANLLAKAGFENVSLLKNGLIAWSEANMPLVKGKK; encoded by the coding sequence ATGCAAGAGTACATCGCATTTTTTCAAGAGAACATGATTCTTTCTCTGGTATGGGTTGGTTTACTAGTCGCCCTTATCATGAATATCTTTAAATCAACGACAGCTGCATATAAAGAAATCACTGCAGCACAAACTACTCAGCTAATGAACCGTGAAAGTGGTGTTGTTGTTGATATCCGCAGTAAAGATGAGTTCCGTAAAGGTCACATTACCGATGCACTTCACATTTTGCCGTCTGATATCAAAGCAGGTAACTTCGGAAGCCTTGAAAACCACAAATCAGACCCAATCATTGTAGTGTGTAAGACAGGTCAAACGGCTCAAGAGAGCGCTAACCTTCTTGCTAAAGCGGGCTTTGAAAATGTAAGTCTGCTTAAAAATGGTTTGATTGCTTGGAGTGAAGCAAACATGCCTTTAGTTAAAGGTAAGAAGTAA
- a CDS encoding PadR family transcriptional regulator — translation MSLPHVILTVLSTRDATGYDITKEFSATIGYFWKASHQQVYRELNKMAQNNLVTCVLEPQEGKPDRKVYSITDSGRTALGEWFDQPTSHPTVRDEFSAKLMACAVQPSAPYRAQLAELVEESRKLVAHYQEIENAYYSTTATLDKQQRLERLTLRRNLLIRQAWIEWAEEVLTELDALG, via the coding sequence ATGTCATTACCACACGTTATCTTAACCGTTCTAAGCACACGCGATGCGACTGGATACGATATCACTAAAGAATTTTCAGCCACTATCGGCTATTTCTGGAAAGCGAGCCACCAGCAAGTTTATCGCGAGTTAAACAAGATGGCTCAAAACAACCTAGTAACCTGTGTACTAGAGCCTCAAGAAGGTAAACCAGATCGTAAAGTTTACTCTATTACTGATTCTGGTCGCACTGCACTAGGTGAATGGTTTGACCAACCAACCTCTCACCCAACCGTCCGTGACGAGTTTTCAGCCAAGCTTATGGCTTGTGCCGTACAGCCATCTGCGCCGTACCGCGCTCAACTGGCCGAGCTAGTTGAAGAATCGCGAAAACTGGTTGCTCACTACCAAGAAATCGAAAACGCGTACTACTCAACAACTGCGACGCTAGATAAGCAGCAACGTTTAGAGCGCCTAACGCTACGTAGAAACCTGCTTATCCGCCAAGCGTGGATTGAATGGGCTGAAGAAGTTCTAACTGAGCTTGATGCCCTAGGTTAA
- the cysE gene encoding serine O-acetyltransferase: MKHCEKQKVWQTIVKEARELSEQEPMLASFYHATIIKHDSLSAALSYILANKLNTASMPAMAVREVVEEALNSDPSISAAAACDICATVNRDPAVAMYSMPLLYLKGYHALQGYRVANWLWKQGRIALATYLQNQISVACQVDIHPAAKIGRGIMLDHATGIVIGETAIVENDVSILQDVTLGGTGKECGDRHPKIREGVMIGAGAKILGNIEVGEGAKIGSCSVVLQAVPAHTTVAGVPAKIVGRPKTDKPSLDMDQQFNGRSQSFIGGDGI, from the coding sequence ATGAAACATTGTGAGAAACAGAAGGTTTGGCAAACCATTGTTAAGGAAGCAAGAGAGCTTTCTGAACAAGAGCCAATGTTAGCAAGCTTCTATCATGCCACGATTATTAAGCATGATAGTTTGAGCGCGGCGTTAAGCTATATCTTAGCGAATAAGCTCAATACTGCATCAATGCCAGCGATGGCGGTCAGGGAAGTGGTTGAAGAAGCCCTAAACTCTGACCCTAGCATCAGCGCTGCTGCCGCTTGTGACATATGTGCCACGGTAAACCGAGATCCTGCTGTGGCAATGTATTCAATGCCACTATTGTACTTGAAAGGTTATCACGCCTTGCAAGGCTATCGAGTAGCAAACTGGCTGTGGAAGCAGGGGCGTATTGCGCTCGCTACTTACCTACAAAACCAAATCTCAGTCGCGTGTCAGGTGGATATTCACCCGGCGGCTAAGATTGGTCGCGGTATTATGTTAGACCACGCCACGGGTATCGTGATTGGTGAAACGGCCATTGTAGAGAATGATGTATCTATCCTACAGGACGTGACATTAGGTGGTACTGGTAAAGAGTGCGGCGATCGTCACCCGAAAATCCGTGAAGGTGTGATGATAGGCGCTGGTGCGAAAATTCTCGGTAATATTGAAGTTGGAGAAGGGGCTAAGATTGGCTCTTGTTCCGTGGTACTTCAAGCTGTTCCCGCTCATACCACAGTGGCAGGGGTCCCGGCTAAGATTGTTGGTAGACCTAAGACCGATAAGCCATCTTTGGATATGGACCAACAATTTAATGGTCGTTCACAAAGCTTTATTGGCGGGGATGGGATATAG
- the ppc gene encoding phosphoenolpyruvate carboxylase — MNEKYSALRSNVSMLGHLLGNTIKDAHGDVLLEKVETIRKLSKSALAGNQQDRDSLIDEIKSLPNEQLTPVAHAFNQFLNLTNMAEQYHTISRHCDAHVCEPDAINSLFSKLAQNDISKLDTAQAVRELNIELVLTAHPTEITRRTMIHKLVKINKCLSKLELGDLSAKERQKTERRLEQLIAQSWHSDTIRKQRPTPLDEAKWGFAVVENSLWEAVPDFLRELDQRLEGYLGEGLPIDARPVHFSSWMGGDRDGNPFVTHTITREVLLLSRWKAADLYLNDINELVSELSMTQCNAAVRSLAGEDEHEPYRAVLKELRALLNETKEILDAKIHGQKLAVKAPLQRVEQLWEPLYACYQSLHECGMGIIADGSLLDTLRRIKAFGVHLVRLDVRQESTRHSDVLSELTRYLGIGDYDQWSEQDKVAFLTNELASKRPLLPRDWQPSEAVKEVLDTCKIVAAQPREAFGAYVISMARTASDVLAVHLLLQESGCPYRMDVCPLFETLDDLNNAESVIKQLMGIDLYRGFIQNHQMVMIGYSDSAKDAGVMSAGWAQYHAMESLVKVAEEEGVELTLFHGRGGTIGRGGAPAHAALLSQPPKSLKGGLRVTEQGEMIRFKLGLPEVAVNSFSLYASAILEANLLPPPEPKQEWRDLMNVLSEVSCEAYRNVVRGEADFVPYFRQATPELELGKLPLGSRPAKRNPKGGVESLRAIPWIFSWSQNRLVLPAWLGAGEAIQYSVDKGHQALLEEMCREWPFFSTRLGMLEMVYTKCNLEISRYYDERLVDNNLLPLGDRLREQLQKDIKSVLNVENNENLMQSDPWGQESIRLRNIYVEPLNMLQAELLYRTRQDEQAAPELEEALMVTIAGIAAGMRNTG; from the coding sequence ATGAACGAGAAATACTCTGCGCTCAGAAGCAATGTGAGCATGCTAGGACACTTGCTCGGTAACACCATCAAGGATGCACATGGTGACGTACTTCTAGAGAAAGTAGAAACCATTCGTAAACTTTCTAAGTCCGCCCTCGCAGGCAATCAACAAGACAGAGATAGCTTGATTGATGAGATTAAAAGCCTGCCAAATGAGCAATTAACCCCTGTTGCTCACGCATTCAACCAATTTCTCAACCTGACTAACATGGCAGAGCAGTACCATACCATCTCTCGCCACTGTGATGCTCATGTTTGTGAACCAGACGCAATTAACTCCCTATTCTCTAAACTTGCTCAAAATGACATTAGCAAGTTAGATACAGCGCAAGCAGTGCGCGAGCTTAATATTGAACTAGTACTGACAGCGCACCCGACCGAAATTACTCGTCGAACCATGATCCACAAGCTCGTGAAGATCAATAAGTGCTTATCTAAGTTAGAGCTTGGTGACCTTTCAGCGAAAGAGCGTCAGAAAACAGAACGCCGCCTAGAGCAATTGATTGCCCAAAGCTGGCACTCAGACACCATTCGTAAGCAACGACCAACGCCGCTTGATGAAGCGAAATGGGGCTTTGCTGTCGTCGAGAACTCACTTTGGGAAGCGGTACCTGACTTTTTGCGCGAACTTGATCAGCGCCTTGAAGGTTACCTTGGCGAAGGTCTGCCGATTGACGCGCGACCAGTGCATTTTTCTTCTTGGATGGGCGGTGACCGCGATGGCAACCCATTCGTAACGCATACCATTACTCGTGAAGTTCTGCTTCTTTCACGCTGGAAGGCGGCTGACCTTTACCTAAATGACATCAATGAGCTGGTTAGCGAACTGTCGATGACTCAGTGTAACGCTGCTGTGCGTTCTCTAGCTGGTGAAGATGAGCATGAACCTTACCGCGCTGTACTAAAAGAACTTCGCGCCCTGCTCAATGAAACCAAAGAGATCCTTGATGCGAAGATCCACGGTCAGAAACTAGCAGTAAAAGCGCCACTACAGCGCGTCGAGCAGCTTTGGGAACCGCTATACGCATGTTACCAATCTCTGCACGAGTGTGGCATGGGCATTATTGCTGACGGTTCACTGCTGGATACATTGCGCCGTATTAAAGCGTTCGGTGTCCACCTAGTTCGTCTCGATGTTCGCCAAGAGAGTACTCGTCACTCAGATGTCCTATCTGAGCTGACTCGCTACCTAGGCATTGGCGATTACGATCAGTGGAGTGAGCAAGACAAAGTTGCTTTCTTAACTAATGAATTGGCATCGAAGCGCCCGCTACTACCTAGAGACTGGCAACCGTCAGAAGCGGTTAAAGAAGTGCTCGATACTTGTAAAATCGTTGCTGCTCAGCCACGTGAAGCGTTTGGTGCTTATGTTATCTCAATGGCCCGTACAGCTTCTGATGTCCTTGCTGTTCACCTGCTATTGCAAGAATCAGGTTGCCCTTACCGCATGGACGTGTGTCCTCTGTTCGAAACACTCGATGACTTGAACAATGCTGAGTCGGTTATCAAGCAGCTGATGGGCATCGACCTATACCGTGGCTTTATCCAAAACCATCAAATGGTCATGATCGGCTACTCTGATTCAGCCAAAGATGCGGGCGTTATGTCGGCAGGTTGGGCTCAGTACCACGCAATGGAATCACTAGTTAAGGTAGCCGAAGAAGAAGGCGTTGAACTGACTCTATTCCACGGCCGTGGCGGTACTATCGGTCGTGGTGGTGCTCCTGCACACGCGGCACTACTATCTCAGCCACCGAAAAGCTTGAAAGGTGGTCTACGTGTTACTGAACAAGGTGAGATGATCCGCTTTAAACTTGGCCTTCCTGAAGTGGCGGTCAACAGCTTTAGCTTATACGCAAGTGCGATCCTCGAAGCGAACCTGCTGCCACCACCAGAGCCAAAGCAAGAATGGCGTGACTTGATGAACGTGCTGTCTGAAGTCAGTTGTGAAGCTTATCGCAATGTGGTCCGTGGTGAAGCAGACTTTGTTCCTTATTTCCGCCAAGCGACACCAGAGCTAGAACTGGGCAAACTGCCGTTAGGTTCAAGACCTGCAAAACGTAACCCGAAAGGCGGCGTAGAAAGCTTACGTGCAATCCCTTGGATCTTCTCATGGAGCCAAAACCGACTGGTACTTCCTGCTTGGCTTGGTGCCGGTGAAGCCATCCAGTATTCAGTAGATAAAGGGCATCAAGCGCTGTTAGAAGAGATGTGTCGTGAGTGGCCATTTTTCTCAACTCGCCTAGGTATGCTAGAAATGGTTTACACCAAGTGTAATCTAGAGATTTCTCGTTACTACGATGAGCGCTTGGTCGACAACAACTTACTTCCTCTTGGTGACCGCCTGCGCGAGCAGTTGCAAAAAGATATCAAGTCAGTACTTAACGTAGAAAACAACGAAAACTTGATGCAAAGCGACCCATGGGGCCAAGAGTCTATTCGTCTGCGTAACATCTATGTTGAGCCATTGAACATGCTTCAAGCTGAACTGCTCTATCGTACTCGCCAAGATGAACAGGCAGCGCCAGAACTGGAAGAAGCCTTAATGGTTACCATTGCCGGCATTGCGGCGGGTATGCGTAATACAGGCTAA
- a CDS encoding Wzz/FepE/Etk N-terminal domain-containing protein — translation MNKPILHDGHFTQVQDYPVAPDEIDLREILSALWQGKWTVITTTVLFSIAGVLFALSKPNTYQATATLVAANGEKSGGLAAMASQFGGLASLAGINVGGGNTDEKSLSLATLESRKFINSFIEKYAILPILMASESWDKKTNKLVLDPELYDGVSWLNDPDKPEVSLKPSNWEAYKAFSKILTVSEAKNTGIVTVGITHLSPHVAQQWTQWLVQELNLWMKQESLSETNRNIEYLERQLERTKIVDMQAIFYQLIEEQTKTLMLAEVKEEFAFKTIDPAVVPEEKAGPKRVLICVLATLLGGILGVAIVLVRFAFRNRESE, via the coding sequence ATGAACAAACCGATTCTACATGATGGTCATTTTACACAGGTGCAAGACTACCCTGTCGCGCCAGATGAAATAGACCTTAGAGAAATACTTAGTGCTCTATGGCAAGGAAAGTGGACAGTTATTACCACTACTGTGTTGTTTTCTATCGCTGGTGTGTTGTTTGCCTTGTCGAAGCCTAATACTTATCAGGCAACGGCGACATTAGTGGCGGCTAATGGTGAAAAATCAGGTGGTTTGGCCGCAATGGCGAGCCAATTTGGTGGCTTAGCGTCCTTAGCTGGCATCAATGTTGGTGGTGGCAATACAGATGAAAAATCGCTTTCTTTAGCGACACTTGAATCACGGAAGTTTATCAACTCTTTCATCGAAAAGTATGCGATTCTGCCTATTCTTATGGCGTCAGAATCGTGGGATAAAAAAACAAATAAGCTTGTTTTGGACCCTGAGTTATATGATGGAGTTAGTTGGTTGAATGACCCCGATAAACCGGAAGTATCACTCAAACCATCAAATTGGGAAGCATATAAAGCGTTTAGTAAAATTTTGACTGTATCTGAAGCAAAAAATACTGGAATTGTAACGGTTGGTATTACTCATTTATCTCCACATGTTGCCCAACAATGGACACAGTGGTTAGTACAGGAGCTTAATTTGTGGATGAAGCAGGAGTCTTTGTCAGAAACTAACCGTAATATTGAGTATTTAGAACGGCAGTTAGAACGCACTAAAATAGTCGATATGCAGGCGATTTTTTATCAGCTAATCGAGGAGCAAACAAAAACCTTGATGTTAGCTGAAGTAAAAGAAGAGTTTGCGTTTAAAACCATTGACCCTGCTGTTGTACCTGAAGAGAAGGCTGGGCCAAAGCGCGTTCTAATATGTGTATTAGCTACACTGTTGGGAGGAATACTAGGTGTAGCTATAGTTCTGGTTCGCTTCGCTTTTCGCAATAGAGAAAGCGAGTAA